In a genomic window of Temperatibacter marinus:
- a CDS encoding patatin-like phospholipase family protein, whose protein sequence is MTKKIGLALGGGAGLGWAHIGVINCLSDHNIHPDYIAGTSIGAIVGACLAAGKMKEVELVARKMTVKELLALGQFGFRKGAFLGTEKIERELRGHLGEMNFDSLETSFSAIAADLYTSERVELTEGDVVSAVLASAAVPGVFPPVKLGENTLIDGGVVDPLPCESLHRMGAEYIIAVDLQGDYTGRLSKLGLTKETPVRAKAMKTARASLFIMMKQIGQERLQRFPADLVITPKVGHVEMADFTKAEELIQLGYEETEKQIFSLIKIAAE, encoded by the coding sequence ATGACAAAGAAAATTGGCCTTGCTTTAGGCGGGGGGGCAGGCCTTGGCTGGGCTCATATCGGTGTTATTAACTGTTTAAGCGATCATAATATTCATCCTGATTATATTGCAGGTACTTCAATCGGCGCTATCGTGGGAGCTTGCCTAGCAGCAGGGAAAATGAAAGAAGTCGAGTTAGTAGCCCGCAAGATGACCGTGAAAGAGCTTTTAGCTCTTGGTCAATTTGGTTTCCGGAAAGGGGCTTTCCTTGGAACAGAAAAAATAGAAAGGGAGTTGAGAGGCCATCTTGGTGAGATGAATTTTGATTCTCTAGAGACCTCATTCTCTGCGATTGCTGCGGACTTATATACCAGCGAGCGTGTAGAACTGACTGAGGGCGATGTTGTTTCCGCCGTTCTTGCTTCGGCCGCAGTCCCAGGGGTGTTTCCGCCAGTTAAACTCGGTGAAAATACACTCATTGATGGCGGCGTTGTCGACCCCTTACCCTGTGAATCTCTGCATAGGATGGGGGCGGAATATATCATCGCAGTAGATCTACAAGGGGATTATACAGGGCGCTTATCCAAACTTGGTCTCACGAAGGAAACACCTGTAAGAGCAAAGGCTATGAAAACTGCACGGGCTTCTCTTTTCATTATGATGAAGCAAATAGGACAGGAACGCCTTCAGCGCTTTCCAGCAGATCTTGTGATAACTCCAAAAGTTGGGCATGTTGAGATGGCAGATTTCACCAAAGCAGAGGAATTGATTCAATTGGGATATGAAGAGACTGAGAAACAAATTTTTAGTCTTATAAAAATAGCTGCTGAATGA
- a CDS encoding oligosaccharide flippase family protein: MTDKTPSLGKQVMKGAGIMVLGRWLIRLLGIVSVSVTARLLTPEDFGIMGAAALVIGLFALFKNIGFDDAILRMDTEDHDKFHTLWTIRFIFSAAVSLALYLAAPVMADLLQEDRIEDVLQIMCLMVVLHAFHSPAIQVFRKRMAFGKEMMVRFLEKILSVGSIILFVLYVERSYMGLVYSNLTVASLGVVTSFLFYAYIPKISFTNFKEQLSFSFWTLVRNFSSYGSGAFDEWAAKRSTNSETFGAYHVAHDLARLLVMETIFPIGEAFASAVQRVKNDLDRLRDVVVRFLAVLVLIGLPVATGIVMTSKEIIHILLGSQWDVAIQFLPYLAFAKLALVFSNSLNGIFLALDKQKTNAFLKLFRAGLVVVACLVALLMGEGALIIAQLYMWFMIAFVLGEYIYLFTSLKISLGRLSFIFRPVVAAIAMAYVLHIVPFDDVPMHITFLALSKIAIGSTVYGATLFVLWILSGKPEGAETEILSKVINKH; encoded by the coding sequence ATGACTGATAAGACACCATCTCTTGGTAAACAAGTGATGAAGGGAGCAGGGATCATGGTTCTTGGTCGATGGCTTATTCGTCTGCTCGGTATCGTATCTGTATCGGTAACAGCCCGCTTACTTACGCCAGAGGATTTTGGAATTATGGGCGCTGCAGCCCTCGTGATCGGTCTCTTTGCTCTTTTTAAAAATATTGGTTTTGATGATGCAATTCTGAGAATGGATACGGAAGACCATGATAAGTTTCATACCCTTTGGACCATAAGGTTTATCTTCTCCGCTGCCGTTTCTTTAGCCTTGTATCTTGCGGCTCCAGTTATGGCAGACTTGCTACAAGAGGATCGGATTGAGGATGTGCTGCAAATTATGTGCTTGATGGTTGTCCTTCATGCATTCCACTCCCCTGCGATACAGGTTTTCAGAAAAAGAATGGCTTTTGGCAAAGAGATGATGGTCCGATTTCTCGAAAAAATCTTAAGTGTTGGATCTATAATCTTGTTCGTTCTCTATGTTGAACGTAGTTATATGGGACTGGTTTATAGTAATTTAACAGTCGCATCGCTGGGGGTTGTCACCAGTTTTTTATTTTATGCCTACATTCCTAAAATATCATTCACTAATTTTAAAGAGCAATTGAGTTTTTCCTTCTGGACGCTTGTCCGAAATTTTTCATCTTATGGCAGTGGGGCCTTCGATGAGTGGGCAGCTAAAAGGTCAACAAATTCAGAGACTTTTGGTGCCTATCATGTGGCTCATGATCTCGCACGCCTTCTTGTTATGGAAACTATTTTCCCCATCGGCGAAGCTTTTGCTTCAGCAGTACAACGGGTTAAGAATGACCTTGATCGTCTTCGGGATGTTGTGGTTCGTTTTCTTGCTGTCTTAGTACTAATAGGGCTCCCTGTTGCAACAGGCATTGTTATGACATCAAAAGAAATCATTCATATTTTACTGGGTAGCCAATGGGATGTTGCCATTCAATTTTTGCCTTACTTAGCCTTCGCCAAATTGGCCTTGGTTTTCTCAAATTCATTAAATGGTATTTTCCTCGCCTTAGACAAACAGAAAACAAATGCCTTTTTGAAATTATTCAGGGCAGGGCTCGTGGTGGTGGCATGCCTTGTTGCCTTGCTAATGGGCGAAGGTGCACTTATTATTGCCCAACTCTATATGTGGTTTATGATCGCTTTTGTCCTCGGTGAATATATCTATCTATTCACGTCTCTTAAGATTAGTTTAGGGCGATTGAGCTTCATATTTAGGCCTGTCGTTGCTGCTATTGCTATGGCTTATGTTCTGCATATAGTCCCATTTGATGACGTTCCAATGCATATAACCTTTCTCGCCCTAAGCAAGATAGCGATTGGCAGTACCGTTTACGGGGCTACTCTCTTTGTCTTATGGATTTTAAGTGGCAAACCTGAGGGGGCAGAAACAGAAATTCTGTCTAAAGTGATAAATAAACACTGA
- a CDS encoding c-type cytochrome, with protein MKKISIACLFLIFSGGGILVGSYFIKTTQTYEKQGRTFAYRGGDKENGKRQAQLRGCSLGCHGKNSEGAPYDGFAAPNLTGLFKDYSAEAIESVLRQGIRADGTALYKMPSSTFQYITDQDLSDLIAYYRSIPRLKDAVTYRKISLTKMMQISIGDIQPVVVGATNQKRYNRPAYDEQGNMTGHYIAHSICAECHGQTLEDGFAPSLRIVTTYQLTDLTKLLTLGEAPEGRPTDLMKYMGAVHYPAFKQQEMTNLFEYLNMELFLETHE; from the coding sequence TTGAAGAAAATATCGATTGCGTGTCTTTTCCTGATATTCTCAGGGGGCGGCATTCTAGTTGGTAGTTATTTTATAAAAACAACTCAAACTTATGAGAAACAAGGTCGTACATTTGCCTATAGGGGTGGGGATAAGGAGAATGGTAAGAGGCAGGCCCAATTGCGTGGATGCAGTCTAGGGTGTCACGGTAAGAACTCAGAAGGCGCCCCTTATGATGGTTTTGCGGCACCAAATTTAACAGGACTATTTAAAGACTATTCTGCTGAGGCCATAGAAAGTGTGTTAAGGCAAGGTATTCGTGCGGACGGAACGGCGCTTTATAAAATGCCAAGTTCAACATTCCAGTATATTACAGATCAAGATCTATCAGATTTAATTGCATATTATAGATCTATCCCACGCCTCAAAGACGCGGTAACATATCGCAAGATAAGCCTTACAAAAATGATGCAAATTAGCATCGGCGATATTCAGCCTGTTGTCGTGGGTGCAACGAACCAGAAGAGATATAATCGACCAGCATACGATGAACAGGGGAATATGACGGGTCATTATATTGCGCATTCAATATGTGCTGAGTGTCACGGCCAAACTCTGGAAGATGGCTTTGCGCCGTCGCTTAGGATTGTCACAACATATCAGCTGACGGACTTAACCAAACTCCTGACTTTAGGTGAAGCCCCTGAAGGGCGCCCCACCGACTTAATGAAATACATGGGAGCCGTTCATTATCCAGCCTTCAAACAGCAGGAAATGACAAACTTATTTGAATATTTAAACATGGAACTCTTCTTAGAAACCCATGAATAG
- a CDS encoding acyl-CoA dehydrogenase family protein, which translates to MILSEEQSMIRDMARSFAQEKVAPMAAHWEKDGIPSDILAEMAQLGLFGMTVPEEWDGAATDYVSYALAIMEIAAGDGGLSTLMSVTNSPSAACILNCGNDWQKETYLKPLARGEWIGMFALTEPQAGSDASMLKTRAVKVAEGWKLNGSKQFITSGRVGKVAIVFAVTNPDAGKKGISAFIVPADTPGFTVASVEEKMGQKSSDTCSLVFEDMIVAEENMLGNEGDGYKIALMNLESGRIGIAAQSVGMAKAAYDYALSYAKERVAFGKPIFDQQAVAFRLADMATQIEAAEQLVLNAAARKDAGLTCLKEACMAKLFASEMAEKVCSDALQTLGGYGYLSEYPIEKIARDVRVCQIYEGTSDIQKIVISRQLT; encoded by the coding sequence ATGATTTTATCTGAAGAACAGAGCATGATTCGTGATATGGCGCGCTCTTTTGCTCAAGAAAAAGTTGCCCCAATGGCTGCTCATTGGGAAAAAGACGGTATTCCGTCAGACATTCTCGCTGAGATGGCCCAACTCGGTTTATTTGGTATGACTGTCCCTGAAGAATGGGATGGGGCAGCCACTGATTATGTCTCGTATGCCCTAGCAATCATGGAAATTGCTGCAGGAGATGGGGGATTATCAACTTTGATGAGCGTGACTAATTCACCCTCTGCAGCCTGTATTTTAAACTGCGGCAATGACTGGCAAAAAGAAACCTATTTAAAGCCTCTAGCCCGTGGGGAGTGGATTGGGATGTTTGCCCTAACTGAGCCTCAAGCAGGCTCAGATGCTTCTATGCTTAAAACACGAGCCGTAAAAGTGGCCGAAGGCTGGAAACTAAACGGTAGTAAACAGTTTATTACCTCAGGACGGGTTGGCAAAGTAGCCATTGTTTTTGCTGTGACAAACCCTGACGCTGGCAAAAAAGGCATCTCTGCATTCATTGTGCCTGCCGATACACCTGGGTTCACCGTTGCTTCTGTCGAAGAAAAAATGGGTCAAAAATCTTCTGATACTTGCTCGTTGGTCTTTGAAGACATGATCGTCGCTGAAGAAAATATGCTTGGCAATGAAGGAGACGGATACAAAATCGCTCTCATGAACTTAGAAAGCGGTCGAATTGGGATTGCAGCACAATCCGTTGGCATGGCGAAAGCAGCTTATGACTATGCCCTGTCTTATGCCAAAGAACGTGTCGCCTTTGGGAAGCCTATTTTTGACCAGCAAGCTGTTGCCTTTCGTCTAGCCGATATGGCCACTCAAATTGAAGCCGCTGAACAGCTTGTCTTAAACGCAGCCGCTCGTAAAGATGCAGGACTCACGTGTTTGAAAGAAGCCTGTATGGCTAAACTATTTGCTAGTGAAATGGCCGAGAAGGTTTGTTCTGATGCCTTGCAAACTCTTGGCGGCTATGGCTATCTGAGCGAATATCCCATAGAAAAAATTGCAAGGGATGTGAGGGTTTGCCAAATATATGAGGGCACCAGTGATATTCAGAAAATTGTCATCTCAAGACAATTGACATAA
- a CDS encoding class I SAM-dependent methyltransferase, with protein MPIMKNILKASVLGTILLSPIAISHASTYADSIAEALANNDRTPTHLAFDPNRKPAEILKFAGVKNGMTVLDINASRGYYSEILSGVVGKNGKVIAHNGPAYWGFIKKQSPESFKSMPNVVELHDGNEAVTAEENSVDVALSALAYHDYYMDHLKYTAEDVMKINKSVYDALKPGGVYVVIDHVGPKDAPNEVVSKLHRIDPARVKNELVAAGFTFVEESKLLANPDNPADKSWFGAKVRYSTDRFIYKFKK; from the coding sequence ATGCCTATAATGAAAAATATCCTAAAAGCATCAGTGCTAGGAACTATACTGCTTAGTCCTATAGCGATCAGTCATGCTAGTACATATGCAGATTCAATCGCTGAGGCTTTAGCAAACAATGATAGAACACCAACACATCTGGCCTTTGATCCGAATAGGAAGCCAGCTGAAATACTTAAATTTGCAGGCGTTAAAAACGGCATGACCGTTCTCGATATTAATGCCAGCCGAGGCTATTACTCTGAGATTTTATCCGGCGTGGTTGGGAAAAATGGTAAAGTAATTGCCCATAATGGGCCTGCTTATTGGGGATTCATTAAAAAGCAATCTCCTGAAAGCTTTAAATCCATGCCTAATGTTGTTGAACTGCATGACGGCAATGAAGCAGTGACTGCAGAAGAGAATAGTGTTGACGTGGCACTGAGTGCGCTTGCTTATCATGATTATTATATGGATCATCTAAAATATACAGCTGAAGACGTGATGAAGATTAACAAATCTGTCTATGATGCGCTTAAACCTGGGGGAGTATATGTTGTCATTGATCACGTGGGGCCAAAGGATGCGCCTAATGAGGTCGTGAGTAAGCTCCATCGCATTGATCCAGCACGAGTAAAAAACGAACTGGTAGCCGCTGGTTTTACATTCGTTGAAGAGAGTAAGCTGCTCGCCAATCCTGACAATCCAGCGGATAAATCATGGTTTGGTGCAAAAGTTCGGTATAGCACCGACCGATTTATCTATAAGTTTAAAAAATAA
- a CDS encoding BolA/IbaG family iron-sulfur metabolism protein, whose amino-acid sequence MAMAIDTLEEMIKEGLPGCSVKIEDLAGDGDHYAAHIIYEGFAGKSRVQQHQMVYKALKGKMGGELHALALTTAAA is encoded by the coding sequence ATGGCCATGGCAATTGATACCCTAGAAGAAATGATAAAAGAAGGTCTACCGGGTTGTTCAGTAAAAATTGAAGACCTAGCCGGTGACGGTGACCATTACGCAGCTCATATTATCTATGAAGGGTTTGCAGGAAAATCTCGTGTGCAACAACATCAGATGGTCTATAAAGCACTTAAAGGAAAAATGGGCGGAGAATTACACGCTTTAGCCTTGACAACAGCTGCTGCCTAA
- a CDS encoding VOC family protein, whose product MFSHIMLGANDIEESKNFYDAILGVFGYEPGVIDPKGRVFYFGPKGVFSLSKPIDGGEATGGNGSTVGFQGETDELINQWHAAGLAHGGTAIEDPPGMREGSGRALYLAYLRDPSGNKICAMKVHK is encoded by the coding sequence ATGTTTAGTCATATTATGCTTGGTGCAAATGATATTGAAGAGTCTAAAAATTTTTATGATGCTATTCTTGGAGTGTTTGGCTATGAGCCAGGCGTGATTGATCCGAAAGGAAGGGTGTTTTACTTTGGTCCGAAAGGCGTTTTTAGTCTTAGCAAGCCAATTGATGGTGGAGAAGCCACAGGAGGCAATGGAAGCACTGTTGGATTTCAAGGGGAAACTGATGAATTGATCAATCAGTGGCACGCCGCAGGACTTGCCCATGGTGGAACAGCGATTGAAGACCCTCCTGGTATGAGAGAGGGCAGTGGGCGTGCATTATACCTTGCTTATCTAAGAGATCCTTCAGGCAATAAAATCTGTGCGATGAAGGTTCACAAATAA
- a CDS encoding replicative DNA helicase: METQITTGQATVDDIKIENDAIADGNISQPAYRQQPHNLEAEQALLGAILVNNEAAQKVQDFLTPDHFYEPVHGRIFDSVLKLMDKNQIADPVKLKPYFDHDEALADVGGASYLVRLAASAATIINAEDYGRTIYDLAIRRHLINIGEEMVLDAYDAPIDEEASEQISSAEKRLFDLAEMGQAESGVVSFSKALRMAVDNVETAFKDPDSLSGVDTGLKSLNEKIGGMHGSDLVILAGRPAMGKTSLATNIGFNAAKKHADDIAAGVNPEDSKGAVVCFFSLEMSSDQLAARILSDRANLHYEKKHSDDYIQSHKMRQGKLTQDQFIAISRAAIELEEVPLFIDDTPGLSIAALRTRCRRLKRQHGLGMIIVDYLQLLRGSAKAGGSENRVQEISEITRGLKGLAKELHVPVIALSQLSRQVESRENKRPMLSDLRESGSIEQDADMVMFVYREEYYKEKDQPSEGSPEHDTWRAEMESLYGKAEIVIGKQRHGPVGNIQVAFDKSVTRFSDLAPEDHLPEMME, translated from the coding sequence GTGGAAACTCAGATCACAACAGGGCAAGCGACCGTGGATGACATAAAAATTGAAAATGACGCTATTGCAGATGGTAACATTTCGCAACCAGCATACAGGCAACAACCTCATAACCTTGAGGCAGAACAAGCTCTTTTAGGGGCTATTCTCGTGAATAACGAGGCCGCTCAAAAGGTGCAGGACTTTCTGACGCCGGACCATTTTTATGAACCTGTTCACGGTCGCATCTTTGATAGTGTCTTAAAATTAATGGATAAAAATCAGATTGCTGATCCAGTTAAGTTGAAACCCTATTTTGACCATGATGAAGCCCTTGCAGATGTTGGTGGTGCATCCTACCTTGTTCGATTAGCTGCGTCAGCTGCAACCATCATAAATGCGGAAGATTACGGGCGCACCATCTATGATTTAGCCATCAGACGACATCTCATCAATATTGGGGAAGAAATGGTTCTGGATGCATATGATGCCCCTATTGATGAAGAAGCCAGTGAACAAATCTCGTCAGCAGAAAAAAGATTATTCGATCTAGCCGAGATGGGCCAAGCAGAATCAGGGGTTGTTTCCTTTTCTAAAGCATTGCGCATGGCTGTAGACAATGTTGAAACCGCCTTTAAAGATCCTGATAGTCTCTCGGGTGTTGATACTGGTTTAAAAAGTTTAAATGAAAAAATTGGCGGCATGCATGGCTCTGACCTTGTGATTTTAGCGGGACGGCCTGCCATGGGAAAAACATCATTAGCGACAAATATAGGATTTAACGCTGCAAAAAAACATGCGGATGATATTGCCGCAGGTGTAAATCCTGAAGATAGCAAAGGAGCTGTCGTTTGTTTCTTCTCTCTAGAGATGTCCTCAGATCAGCTCGCCGCGCGTATTCTGTCAGATCGTGCTAATCTTCACTATGAGAAAAAACACTCTGATGATTATATTCAATCACACAAAATGAGACAGGGTAAACTTACGCAAGATCAATTCATTGCAATTTCCAGAGCTGCAATTGAATTAGAAGAAGTCCCCCTTTTTATTGATGACACCCCAGGTCTTTCTATCGCGGCACTTAGAACGCGGTGTCGACGTCTAAAAAGACAACATGGTTTAGGTATGATCATTGTTGATTATCTCCAACTTCTAAGAGGTTCAGCAAAAGCTGGAGGGAGCGAAAATCGCGTTCAGGAAATTTCGGAAATCACAAGGGGGCTCAAAGGCTTAGCGAAAGAACTTCATGTTCCTGTTATTGCCCTCTCTCAGCTTTCTCGACAAGTTGAATCTCGAGAAAACAAACGACCAATGCTTTCTGATCTTCGTGAATCTGGCTCAATTGAGCAGGATGCGGATATGGTTATGTTTGTCTACAGAGAAGAATATTATAAAGAGAAAGATCAACCGTCTGAAGGCTCACCCGAGCATGATACCTGGCGCGCTGAGATGGAATCTTTATACGGAAAAGCGGAAATTGTTATTGGCAAACAGAGGCACGGCCCTGTCGGGAATATTCAAGTTGCCTTCGATAAATCTGTTACACGCTTTAGCGATTTGGCACCGGAAGATCATCTTCCTGAAATGATGGAATAG
- a CDS encoding nucleoside hydrolase: MTKSLSLILLLLLTFLSQVVFSDTKKSPPSSKVKIIYDTDFGGDADDLGALAMLHYYHDKEMIDLLAVMSWSHETYALPAIDAVNSFYGKPHLPLAVRNSGQWLTEWNYSKAISDSFPYDLSEPHSVKDAVALYRKILASAEAHSITIVTVGPLANINNLLLSEADSVSDLSGKDLVNQKVREFVIMGGRFPKDPKSQGPEWNFDGNMKGVTKSVLSHIKRPIIFSGYEIGLAIKSGPELNKHPKNTPLYVGYKYFSEHAPWIKHLYKGEIVSNPSYDQTAVVYAAIGAVDQFWTLSPAGTVFADERGYTTWTAHPEGRHKYLILKQPTAATARYISKVMRHKDP; this comes from the coding sequence ATGACAAAATCACTATCGCTTATCCTATTGTTACTATTAACCTTTTTAAGTCAGGTTGTTTTTTCCGATACAAAAAAATCACCTCCCTCTAGCAAGGTAAAAATTATTTACGATACAGACTTTGGGGGAGATGCAGACGATTTAGGGGCTCTGGCCATGCTCCATTATTATCATGATAAAGAAATGATTGATCTTTTGGCTGTCATGAGTTGGTCTCATGAAACCTATGCCCTGCCTGCGATTGACGCTGTTAATAGCTTTTACGGAAAGCCTCATTTGCCACTTGCTGTCAGAAATTCGGGACAATGGCTTACAGAGTGGAATTACTCAAAAGCGATCTCAGACTCATTCCCCTATGATTTAAGCGAGCCGCATTCAGTGAAAGATGCTGTTGCTCTCTACCGAAAAATCCTTGCCTCAGCAGAGGCACATTCCATAACAATTGTCACTGTTGGTCCGCTGGCAAACATCAACAACCTTCTCTTATCTGAAGCAGATTCTGTTTCAGATTTATCAGGTAAAGACCTTGTTAATCAAAAAGTTAGAGAATTTGTCATCATGGGGGGGCGTTTCCCTAAAGATCCCAAATCCCAAGGTCCGGAGTGGAATTTTGATGGGAATATGAAAGGCGTAACAAAATCTGTTCTTTCACACATAAAAAGGCCAATCATTTTTAGCGGTTATGAAATAGGACTGGCCATAAAATCAGGCCCAGAACTCAATAAGCACCCGAAGAATACACCTCTTTATGTTGGCTATAAATATTTTAGCGAACATGCTCCGTGGATCAAACATTTGTACAAAGGAGAGATTGTTTCAAATCCTTCTTATGACCAAACAGCTGTGGTATATGCAGCTATCGGGGCGGTTGATCAATTCTGGACATTAAGCCCTGCAGGGACAGTGTTCGCTGATGAGCGGGGGTATACAACATGGACTGCTCACCCTGAAGGCCGGCATAAATATCTCATCCTCAAGCAGCCCACCGCGGCAACCGCGCGATATATATCGAAAGTTATGCGGCACAAAGACCCCTAA
- the grxD gene encoding Grx4 family monothiol glutaredoxin — protein sequence MTDINARIQDYITKDDIVLFMKGTPIFPQCGFSSVVSQVLQHLGVNYESYNVLEDMELREGIKDFSDWPTIPQVYIKGEFIGGCDIIKEMFESGELQQLVTEKGLN from the coding sequence ATGACTGACATTAACGCACGTATTCAAGACTATATTACAAAAGATGATATTGTTCTGTTTATGAAAGGAACACCCATCTTCCCACAGTGTGGATTTTCATCAGTTGTTTCCCAAGTGCTTCAGCACCTAGGGGTCAACTATGAAAGCTATAATGTTCTTGAGGACATGGAACTCCGTGAAGGCATCAAAGATTTCTCTGATTGGCCAACTATTCCCCAAGTTTATATTAAGGGTGAATTCATCGGCGGATGCGACATCATTAAGGAAATGTTCGAAAGCGGTGAATTACAGCAATTGGTTACAGAAAAAGGTCTGAACTAA
- a CDS encoding thiolase family protein yields the protein MTQDNIVIVGMARTPMGGLLGDFSSVAASELGATAIKAAVEQSGIDSSLIDETIMGNCLPAGQGQAPARQAMRSAGIPDSTGAVTINKMCGSGMKAMMQASDSLKAGSNDVVVAGGMESMTRAPHMMEVRQGLKYGSGEMVDHMALDGLTDAYVRKPMGGFAELVAEKYQFTREAQDAYAIESLKRAQKAIAEGSFEGEISPVTISSRRGDVVVNVDEQPGKARLDKIPTLRPAFKKDGTVTAANASSISDGAAALVMMRESDASNKGLTPLARIVSHATHSNEPEWFATAPIPAIEKALSKANWSIDDVDLFEINEAFAVVTMAAMKELALDHDKVNVNGGACALGHPIGASGARIMVTLINALEKRGKKRGLGALCIGGGEATAMCIELV from the coding sequence ATGACACAAGATAATATTGTAATTGTAGGAATGGCAAGAACTCCAATGGGAGGTCTTCTCGGGGATTTCTCAAGCGTTGCAGCCAGTGAATTGGGTGCGACTGCTATTAAAGCAGCCGTTGAACAATCCGGCATTGATAGCAGCCTTATAGATGAAACGATCATGGGAAACTGCCTCCCTGCTGGACAGGGTCAGGCCCCAGCCCGTCAAGCAATGCGCAGTGCAGGTATCCCTGACTCTACAGGGGCAGTGACAATTAACAAAATGTGCGGCTCTGGTATGAAAGCCATGATGCAAGCCTCTGACAGTCTTAAGGCCGGTAGCAATGATGTTGTGGTCGCTGGTGGCATGGAAAGTATGACACGCGCCCCACATATGATGGAAGTACGCCAAGGTCTTAAATATGGGTCTGGTGAAATGGTCGATCATATGGCCCTTGATGGCCTTACCGATGCTTATGTTCGTAAACCAATGGGCGGATTTGCTGAACTTGTCGCAGAAAAATATCAATTCACTCGCGAAGCTCAGGATGCCTATGCCATTGAATCTCTTAAACGGGCTCAAAAAGCCATTGCAGAAGGCTCATTCGAAGGAGAAATTAGTCCCGTAACAATCTCTTCGAGACGCGGTGATGTTGTCGTCAACGTTGACGAGCAACCCGGTAAAGCACGTCTGGACAAAATCCCAACTCTTAGACCTGCCTTTAAAAAAGATGGTACTGTAACGGCTGCCAATGCAAGTTCAATTTCTGATGGCGCCGCTGCCCTTGTTATGATGCGTGAAAGTGATGCTTCGAACAAAGGCTTAACACCTCTTGCTCGTATTGTTTCCCATGCAACGCACTCAAACGAACCAGAATGGTTTGCTACTGCGCCCATTCCTGCCATAGAGAAAGCGCTTTCCAAAGCAAACTGGTCTATCGACGATGTTGACCTTTTTGAAATTAACGAAGCATTTGCTGTTGTAACCATGGCCGCCATGAAAGAATTAGCCCTTGACCACGACAAAGTTAATGTCAATGGTGGGGCTTGTGCTCTCGGCCATCCCATTGGTGCCTCAGGTGCTCGTATCATGGTTACTCTGATCAATGCCCTCGAGAAACGCGGCAAAAAACGCGGCCTTGGTGCTCTCTGCATTGGTGGTGGTGAAGCTACGGCCATGTGTATTGAATTGGTATAA
- a CDS encoding YkgJ family cysteine cluster protein — MDISKNENKTLKSLGIPTELRKNGTQAIFALPCPKLLDTQCSIYNDRPKICRDYHCRLHKAVKDGSLDKDQALSYVKEIKRLKSEMADYIQKYDLKIETTCKDPLALLSLWSEESPKRAVNFYDALVRLAKNLQAKRTTEFLSEEDLTFIDNSLKINDIIHKHMSKSNTLKAYQTLSNKENTQEN, encoded by the coding sequence GTGGATATAAGTAAAAATGAAAATAAAACTCTAAAAAGCTTAGGAATACCTACAGAGCTTAGGAAAAACGGGACACAAGCAATCTTTGCACTGCCTTGTCCTAAATTATTAGACACCCAATGTTCTATATATAATGACCGTCCTAAGATATGTCGGGACTATCACTGCCGCCTTCATAAGGCTGTTAAAGATGGCTCGCTGGATAAAGATCAAGCCCTAAGCTATGTGAAGGAAATAAAAAGATTAAAATCTGAAATGGCTGACTATATTCAAAAATATGATTTAAAAATTGAAACGACTTGCAAAGACCCCTTAGCACTCCTTTCACTCTGGTCAGAAGAAAGCCCTAAGAGAGCCGTGAATTTTTATGATGCACTTGTAAGATTGGCGAAAAATTTACAAGCAAAAAGAACAACAGAATTCCTCTCAGAGGAAGATTTAACTTTCATAGATAATTCATTGAAAATAAATGATATTATACATAAACATATGTCAAAATCGAATACATTAAAAGCCTATCAGACGTTATCCAACAAGGAGAATACCCAGGAGAATTAG